The following are encoded together in the Daucus carota subsp. sativus chromosome 5, DH1 v3.0, whole genome shotgun sequence genome:
- the LOC108221000 gene encoding transcription factor IBH1-like 1, whose product MRGPARQVKVEFLKRWARGLQIYRNRKKNMSLIETKNAIKLSADVAMASTKLHTSQWSRALISSASSSNDTNNTVVHHILGTDKADHVKHYSENLKKSSSRICTVNSKNMVRSKKVLRKSCALVRARKAGVPHRVLAATIARRIVKRTQVLKSLVPGGKSMDDVSILKEALDYILSLQVQVNIMRRVVEMSELA is encoded by the coding sequence ATGCGGGGTCCAGCAAGGCAAGTGAAGGTCGAGTTTCTGAAAAGATGGGCTAGAGGACTCCAAATATACAGAAACAGAAAGAAGAACATGAGCTTAATTGAGACAAAGAATGCCATCAAGCTCTCCGCAGATGTTGCCATGGCTTCCACAAAACTCCACACATCTCAATGGAGCCGTGCCCTAATTTCCTCCGCATCGTCGTCGAACGATACGAACAATACCGTTGTCCACCATATCTTAGGCACTGACAAGGCTGATCATGTCAAGCATTATtcagaaaacttgaaaaaaagttCTTCAAGGATCTGCACTGTGAATAGCAAGAACATGGTTCGTAGTAAGAAGGTATTGAGAAAGAGTTGTGCTTTGGTTAGAGCCCGGAAAGCCGGGGTTCCTCATAGAGTATTGGCTGCGACAATTGCGAGGAGGATTGTGAAGAGGACTCAAGTGCTGAAAAGTTTGGTGCCTGGAGGAAAATCAATGGATGATGTTTCGATTCTGAAAGAGGCTCTCGACTATATTCTTTCACTTCAGGTTCAAGTTAACATAATGCGGCGTGTTGTGGAGATGAGTGAGCtagcttaa
- the LOC108221038 gene encoding VAN3-binding protein isoform X2 yields MDFKSKPDVSDSQSETMDLLSRAWCNFAVHEAFQTELQERSLVLHDSSIKLFDNEPKSPSLMLDPGLKMDSTESSVPAWKSNDVKSWLWMQQAMHPELNYNSCFRKKWMSWKINVPIKKWVKEIKQKRKECKRLQRAEVHAAISVAGVAAALAAIASAAATQSSESDTSKDAAMASAAALVAAQCARTAEAMGAKKDQLKTVIASAISGTTATDILTLTAAASTSLKGAATLKERNVCKNRLKGSAPVLPIEENDESHLEDFQQCLSILAKGADLNIETSNGRCMVRSVSITLDKEDKMVLRLKKLNLMNTFASKKESIVLDQHAELYKDSEGEESETCFLIVLTTDRGIIKLDMMEDYHRYRLWAMTINHMLALSTSLTRYDDLEFQKK; encoded by the exons ATGGATTTTAAGTCGAAGCCAGATGTTTCGGATTCACAATCCGAGACCATGGATCTTCTTTCGCGTGCATGGTGCAATTTCGCAGTTCATGAAGCTTTCCAGACAGAATTGCAGGAACGGTCCCTTGTTCTTCATGATAGTTCCATCAAGTTATTTGATAATGAACCTAAATCGCCTTCCCTG ATGTTGGATCCCGGTCTGAAAATGGACAGTACAGAGAGTTCAGTACCTGCGTGGAAATCCAATGATGTAAAG TCTTGGCTATGGATGCAACAAGCAATGCACCCCGAATTAAACTACAACAGCTGCTTTCGCAAGAAATGG ATGTCTTGGAAGATTAATGTGCCAATCAAGAAATGGGTGAAGGAGATTAAACAGAAGAGAAAAGAATGTAAAAGATTGCAACGCGCTGAAGTGCATGCTGCAATATCTGTGGCAGGCGTGGCAGCAGCCTTGGCTGCAATAGCCTCAGCAGCAGCCACCCAGTCATCAGAATCAGATACCTCCAAGGATGCAGCCATGGCATCGGCGGCGGCTCTGGTGGCAGCTCAATGTGCAAGGACTGCAGAGGCAATGGGAGCCAAGAAAGACCAACTCAAAACTGTTATAGCCTCAGCCATAAGTGGAACAACTGCTACTGACATTCTTACCCTTACAGCTGCGGCTTCAACAT CCCTAAAAGGCGCTGCTACGCTAAAAGAAAGAAATGTTTGCAAGAACAGACTGAAAGGGAGTGCACCAGTGCTGCCAATTGAGGAAAATGATGAATCTCACTTAGAGGACTTTCAGCAATGTCTTTCAATTCTTGCAAAGGGTGCCGACCTCAACATTGAAACATCCAACG GTAGATGCATGGTAAGGTCAGTATCTATTACCTTAGACAAGGAGGACAag ATGGTTCTCAGATTGAAGAAGCTTAACCTGATGAATACCTTTGCAAGCAAAAAAGAAA gCATTGTACTAGATCAACATGCAGAGTTGTACAAAGATTCAGAAGGGGAAGAAAGTGAAACATGTTTTCTTATTGTGTTAACTACTGATCGGGGGATAATTAAGTTGGATATGATGGAAGATTATCACCGTTACAGGTTGTGGGCAATGACCATTAACCATATGCTCGCACTCTCTACATCACTTACAagatatgatgatcttgaattTCAGAAAAAGTGA
- the LOC108221038 gene encoding VAN3-binding protein isoform X1 translates to MDFKSKPDVSDSQSETMDLLSRAWCNFAVHEAFQTELQERSLVLHDSSIKLFDNEPKSPSLFGLQMLDPGLKMDSTESSVPAWKSNDVKSWLWMQQAMHPELNYNSCFRKKWMSWKINVPIKKWVKEIKQKRKECKRLQRAEVHAAISVAGVAAALAAIASAAATQSSESDTSKDAAMASAAALVAAQCARTAEAMGAKKDQLKTVIASAISGTTATDILTLTAAASTSLKGAATLKERNVCKNRLKGSAPVLPIEENDESHLEDFQQCLSILAKGADLNIETSNGRCMVRSVSITLDKEDKMVLRLKKLNLMNTFASKKESIVLDQHAELYKDSEGEESETCFLIVLTTDRGIIKLDMMEDYHRYRLWAMTINHMLALSTSLTRYDDLEFQKK, encoded by the exons ATGGATTTTAAGTCGAAGCCAGATGTTTCGGATTCACAATCCGAGACCATGGATCTTCTTTCGCGTGCATGGTGCAATTTCGCAGTTCATGAAGCTTTCCAGACAGAATTGCAGGAACGGTCCCTTGTTCTTCATGATAGTTCCATCAAGTTATTTGATAATGAACCTAAATCGCCTTCCCTG TTTGGCTTGCAGATGTTGGATCCCGGTCTGAAAATGGACAGTACAGAGAGTTCAGTACCTGCGTGGAAATCCAATGATGTAAAG TCTTGGCTATGGATGCAACAAGCAATGCACCCCGAATTAAACTACAACAGCTGCTTTCGCAAGAAATGG ATGTCTTGGAAGATTAATGTGCCAATCAAGAAATGGGTGAAGGAGATTAAACAGAAGAGAAAAGAATGTAAAAGATTGCAACGCGCTGAAGTGCATGCTGCAATATCTGTGGCAGGCGTGGCAGCAGCCTTGGCTGCAATAGCCTCAGCAGCAGCCACCCAGTCATCAGAATCAGATACCTCCAAGGATGCAGCCATGGCATCGGCGGCGGCTCTGGTGGCAGCTCAATGTGCAAGGACTGCAGAGGCAATGGGAGCCAAGAAAGACCAACTCAAAACTGTTATAGCCTCAGCCATAAGTGGAACAACTGCTACTGACATTCTTACCCTTACAGCTGCGGCTTCAACAT CCCTAAAAGGCGCTGCTACGCTAAAAGAAAGAAATGTTTGCAAGAACAGACTGAAAGGGAGTGCACCAGTGCTGCCAATTGAGGAAAATGATGAATCTCACTTAGAGGACTTTCAGCAATGTCTTTCAATTCTTGCAAAGGGTGCCGACCTCAACATTGAAACATCCAACG GTAGATGCATGGTAAGGTCAGTATCTATTACCTTAGACAAGGAGGACAag ATGGTTCTCAGATTGAAGAAGCTTAACCTGATGAATACCTTTGCAAGCAAAAAAGAAA gCATTGTACTAGATCAACATGCAGAGTTGTACAAAGATTCAGAAGGGGAAGAAAGTGAAACATGTTTTCTTATTGTGTTAACTACTGATCGGGGGATAATTAAGTTGGATATGATGGAAGATTATCACCGTTACAGGTTGTGGGCAATGACCATTAACCATATGCTCGCACTCTCTACATCACTTACAagatatgatgatcttgaattTCAGAAAAAGTGA
- the LOC108220436 gene encoding uncharacterized protein LOC108220436, protein MVVVSIVSPLQAIAGSLSAHQFPTIHKWGSGRDIGGRLIIRRSKSPSFRVLANPNASTGKENAKEVIMVDPVEAKRLAAKQMEKIKAKEKFKRRRQIEAINGAWAMIGLTAGLVIEGKTGNGILAQVTGYWTTFISFFVR, encoded by the exons ATGGTGGTGGTATCTATTGTATCGCCATTGCAGGCCATCGCTGGCAGCCTCTCAGCTCATCAATTCCCAACAATTCACAA ATGGGGGTCGGGAAGAGATATTGGTGGAAGATTGATCATCCGTAGATCCAAGAGCCCCTCATTTCGTGTACTGGCAAATCCTAAT GCGTCCACAGGGAAAGAAAACGCAAAGGAGGTGATAATGGTTGATCCGGTGGAAGCAAAACGCTTGGCCGCCAAACAAATGGAGAAAataaaagcaaaagagaagttTAAG AGAAGACGTCAAATAGAAGCAATTAATGGAGCTTGGGCAATGATCGGTCTCACTGCAGGCTTAGTAATTGAAGGCAAAACTGGAAATGGTATTTTGGCACAG GTGACTGGATATTGGACAACCTTTATCAGTTTTTTTGTCCGATAA